From the genome of Mycoplasma putrefaciens KS1, one region includes:
- a CDS encoding carbohydrate ABC transporter permease, which yields MKKKLASKKVSNLTQIVLLVAPLMLCILLFVLFPIIHTFIKSLRFSPNRHDLTRYDYNFGNYYGILSDSHFQHAILNSTLVLVFATTISMLLALIFSVIINSVVIKTTRKIVLSVIYSQFFISGFAIGVAFITLFGNKNYLFLLIGLNKYSFTSGDHRLAIWIYYVVFQIWRSLPFNLILLASAMSRADLKYQKVILNDKLTIIQKFKYVSMTEISKVIFAILFTNFIFASLILPSAILDNNYDLEINNAHTLTSYTIKYFGLGNSEILRYEKGYAAAFFSFSYLLLLLTLTQVLRPKMIKIMINKIKLAKQHGVEHV from the coding sequence ATGAAAAAGAAGTTAGCTAGTAAAAAAGTCTCAAACTTAACTCAAATTGTGCTATTGGTTGCACCATTAATGCTTTGTATTTTATTATTTGTGTTATTTCCTATTATTCATACTTTTATTAAGTCATTGAGATTTTCACCAAACCGACATGATCTAACTAGATATGATTATAACTTTGGTAATTACTATGGGATTTTGTCTGATAGTCACTTTCAACACGCTATTTTAAATTCAACATTAGTATTAGTGTTTGCTACAACAATTTCAATGTTACTAGCATTAATATTTTCAGTAATTATTAATTCTGTTGTGATTAAAACAACTAGAAAAATTGTTTTATCAGTAATTTATTCACAATTTTTTATTTCTGGGTTTGCGATTGGTGTTGCTTTTATTACACTTTTTGGAAATAAAAATTATCTTTTCTTGTTAATAGGATTAAATAAATACAGTTTTACATCAGGAGATCATCGATTAGCAATTTGAATTTATTATGTAGTTTTTCAAATATGGCGTTCGTTACCATTTAATTTAATTTTGCTAGCTTCAGCCATGTCTAGAGCTGATTTAAAATATCAAAAAGTGATTTTAAATGATAAATTAACAATTATTCAAAAGTTTAAATATGTAAGTATGACTGAAATTTCTAAAGTGATTTTTGCTATTTTATTTACGAACTTTATTTTTGCTTCATTAATATTGCCTTCAGCAATTCTTGATAATAATTATGATTTAGAAATTAATAATGCTCACACTTTAACTAGTTATACTATTAAATACTTCGGATTAGGTAATAGTGAAATATTAAGATATGAAAAAGGATATGCAGCTGCTTTTTTTAGTTTTAGTTATTTATTATTATTATTAACTTTAACCCAAGTTTTAAGACCAAAAATGATTAAAATTATGATTAATAAAATCAAGTTAGCAAAACAACATGGAGTAGAGCATGTATAA
- a CDS encoding P68 family surface lipoprotein, translated as MNKKIGLSFLGCTTLFTPFFTIACNLASQRNTIIVQLAQGEFWPLAFGLKPLTEYYNNNFKDQQDFVKVELQFKDKTRTDDEFKLIKKVKDYIITGDFNNLPNIVVGSQSGAYVLKQTNNLLDLSGSVIKKDLFSKKIANLHSTLAGQGEKTETLFNIPFDNSDLDSLNFNYQLLNKMFDLIKKNGGTINESANIVKSVEQAAKKANEGNKDYTKIPENSVWNWIKAKNKTVFKDIRNVDDSTFESIQSIRDLAKKFTQGLEIDNPKITTEIISGNVFSIDYFYDTFYKELDSRIDKDKVIFKLNSKNNVDYNLVTDSSVEKETKNLWDDYTINVKQRIEQETKKGAVSKKVVFQSIKYTDRDNDWGAHEIRRFQSAISLTPSVGSSQNKITNWVANPDDRKDAKSGDVAMKPQLLLSKSKGQKIFSEGGSSILPIDSKNSRLNQGTIKFLEWLYTGKNKLDQQNEEENWITLAKNSGYIMPLAKVVNDKKGLNKLEERYKNLQNKLNAQTDKTKSNEYITLNLLESAILSLKSILDFETNGEIIAKPTVQDDKTAEIRELLKNELQNSTKIDSPTTAMTSDELIKRIKKIVKQH; from the coding sequence ATGAATAAGAAAATAGGATTGTCATTTTTAGGATGTACAACATTATTTACTCCATTTTTTACAATTGCTTGTAATCTTGCTTCACAACGAAACACTATTATTGTGCAATTAGCACAAGGTGAATTTTGGCCTTTAGCTTTTGGGCTAAAACCATTAACAGAATACTATAATAATAATTTTAAAGATCAACAAGATTTTGTAAAAGTTGAGTTACAATTCAAAGATAAAACCAGAACCGATGATGAGTTTAAACTAATTAAAAAAGTAAAAGATTACATCATAACAGGTGATTTTAATAATTTGCCAAACATTGTTGTAGGTAGTCAGTCTGGAGCTTATGTTTTAAAACAAACAAATAACTTATTAGATTTGAGTGGTTCAGTAATTAAAAAGGATTTATTTAGTAAAAAGATTGCAAATTTGCACTCTACTCTAGCAGGACAAGGTGAAAAAACCGAAACACTATTTAATATCCCTTTTGATAACTCAGATCTTGATTCTCTTAACTTCAATTACCAATTGTTAAATAAAATGTTTGATTTGATCAAGAAAAATGGCGGAACTATTAATGAATCAGCTAATATTGTTAAGTCAGTAGAACAAGCAGCAAAAAAAGCTAATGAAGGTAATAAAGATTATACTAAAATACCAGAAAATAGTGTCTGAAATTGAATAAAAGCTAAAAATAAAACAGTGTTTAAAGACATAAGAAATGTTGATGATTCTACATTTGAATCAATTCAATCAATCAGAGATCTTGCAAAAAAATTTACACAAGGATTAGAAATTGATAATCCTAAGATTACAACAGAAATAATTTCTGGTAACGTATTTTCAATTGACTACTTTTATGACACTTTCTACAAGGAGTTAGATTCAAGAATTGATAAAGACAAAGTAATTTTTAAATTAAACAGTAAGAATAATGTTGATTACAATTTAGTAACTGATTCAAGCGTCGAAAAAGAAACTAAAAATTTATGAGATGACTACACTATAAATGTGAAACAAAGAATAGAGCAAGAAACTAAAAAAGGCGCTGTATCTAAGAAAGTTGTATTTCAATCTATTAAATATACTGATAGAGATAATGACTGGGGAGCACACGAAATACGTAGATTTCAAAGTGCAATAAGCCTTACTCCATCTGTTGGATCATCTCAAAACAAAATTACTAATTGAGTTGCAAATCCAGACGATAGAAAAGATGCAAAATCAGGTGATGTTGCAATGAAACCTCAATTACTGCTATCTAAAAGCAAGGGACAAAAAATTTTTAGCGAAGGCGGATCAAGTATTTTACCAATAGATAGTAAAAACAGTAGATTAAACCAGGGAACTATTAAATTTTTAGAATGACTTTATACTGGTAAAAATAAGTTAGACCAACAAAATGAAGAAGAAAACTGAATTACATTAGCCAAAAATTCTGGATATATCATGCCTTTAGCAAAAGTTGTAAATGATAAGAAAGGACTTAATAAATTAGAAGAGAGATATAAAAATTTGCAAAATAAATTAAATGCTCAAACTGATAAAACCAAATCAAACGAATACATTACATTAAATCTTTTAGAATCAGCAATACTATCGTTAAAATCTATTTTAGATTTTGAGACTAATGGTGAAATTATTGCAAAGCCAACCGTTCAAGATGATAAAACTGCTGAAATTAGAGAGTTGTTAAAAAATGAATTACAAAATTCAACAAAAATTGATAGTCCAACAACAGCCATGACATCTGATGAATTAATTAAAAGAATTAAAAAAATAGTCAAGCAACATTAG
- the gpmI gene encoding 2,3-bisphosphoglycerate-independent phosphoglycerate mutase, whose protein sequence is MTKIRPVLLAILDGCGIAKPGKGNAVENANMEFVKEMQSKYPWVQAHASGKWVGLPDGQMGNSEVGHIHLGAGRINMESLAKLNHEVQTNQISQNPEILEAFEQVKSHNSSLHLMGLFSNGGVHSHIDHMLAIYKAAIRFGITNIKFDLITDGRDTAPRLADKFVEQLLEIIRKNNNIGQISSISGRYYAMDRDKRFERSAQAYKSIALRQGLNSFTDPIAYIKSQYSIGNDDEMIFPAFNLSVDDTQLQKNDVVIMTNFRPDRAIQISSIITNSEYLAWKDPAFKGLYFVGNDIRFVCMMKYSETVASEHIAYPSKPLTNTLGQWISKLGLKQLRIAETEKIAHVTFFFDGGNDFFKNGLAKPDEIMLKNACIDLIASPKVATYDLKPEMAAIEITDKLIEEINKDQFDLIVLNFANCDMVGHTGNNQATEIACKVLDQQLKRIHDEFVLKHNGVMLITADHGNAEIMLDQNNQINKKHTTSPVYIIVTDSNLKLKQKDAAIAKVAPTILDLMGLEVPSEMNLESMIEKNI, encoded by the coding sequence ATGACTAAAATAAGACCTGTATTACTAGCTATTTTAGATGGTTGTGGAATCGCAAAACCTGGTAAAGGTAATGCTGTTGAAAATGCAAATATGGAATTTGTAAAAGAAATGCAAAGTAAATATCCATGAGTACAAGCTCATGCTTCAGGAAAATGAGTAGGACTTCCTGATGGTCAAATGGGAAACTCAGAAGTTGGACATATCCATTTAGGTGCTGGAAGAATTAATATGGAATCTCTAGCTAAATTAAATCACGAAGTCCAAACAAACCAGATTTCACAAAATCCTGAAATTTTAGAAGCATTTGAACAAGTTAAAAGTCACAATAGTTCTTTACACTTAATGGGATTGTTTTCAAATGGTGGAGTTCACTCTCATATAGATCATATGCTTGCTATTTATAAAGCTGCTATTAGGTTTGGAATCACAAATATTAAGTTTGATTTAATTACTGATGGACGTGATACAGCTCCAAGACTTGCTGATAAATTTGTTGAACAACTATTAGAAATTATTAGAAAAAATAATAACATTGGTCAAATTAGTTCAATTAGTGGTCGTTATTATGCAATGGATCGTGATAAAAGATTTGAAAGAAGTGCACAAGCTTATAAGTCAATCGCTTTAAGACAAGGTTTAAATTCTTTTACTGATCCAATTGCTTATATCAAAAGCCAATACAGTATTGGAAATGATGATGAAATGATATTTCCAGCATTTAATTTGTCAGTTGATGATACTCAATTACAAAAAAATGATGTAGTGATTATGACTAATTTTCGTCCTGACAGAGCAATTCAAATTTCATCAATTATCACAAATTCTGAATATTTAGCATGAAAAGATCCAGCATTCAAAGGCTTATATTTTGTTGGAAATGATATTCGTTTTGTTTGTATGATGAAATACTCTGAAACAGTTGCTTCTGAACATATTGCCTATCCTTCAAAACCATTAACAAACACCTTAGGACAATGAATTTCAAAACTGGGTTTAAAACAATTACGAATCGCTGAAACTGAAAAAATTGCCCATGTGACTTTCTTTTTTGATGGTGGAAATGACTTTTTTAAGAACGGTTTAGCAAAACCTGATGAAATTATGTTAAAAAATGCTTGTATTGATTTAATTGCTTCTCCCAAAGTAGCAACTTATGATTTAAAGCCTGAAATGGCCGCTATTGAAATTACAGATAAATTAATCGAAGAAATTAATAAAGATCAATTTGATTTAATAGTTTTAAACTTTGCAAATTGTGACATGGTAGGTCATACTGGAAATAATCAAGCAACTGAAATTGCATGTAAAGTTTTAGATCAACAATTAAAGCGAATTCACGATGAGTTTGTATTAAAACACAACGGAGTAATGTTAATTACTGCTGATCATGGTAATGCTGAAATTATGCTTGATCAAAATAATCAAATTAATAAAAAACATACAACTTCACCAGTTTATATTATTGTTACCGATTCAAACCTTAAATTAAAACAAAAAGATGCTGCTATTGCTAAAGTTGCACCAACAATTTTAGATCTTATGGGATTAGAAGTTCCTAGTGAAATGAATCTAGAATCAATGATTGAAAAAAATATATAA
- a CDS encoding ABC transporter ATP-binding protein, with protein sequence MIKNNNNEILISIKDLSFKYAKKQNQHNLEIQDLEIPKDQIISLLGPSGSGKTTLLNLILGYLKPSSGTISIKNNPKIHEIAYIMQEGSIYENVSVFNNVFLSAKNYSKWVDLTRLHFLKSLVKEYQNLEKHHKIISNFNDYQIAIEQNKKWDKEIKYFKLILSLLFNKEIKNKITFLKAIRLKSLFRKEFLKIAKKLDIDQFIDKNVNQLSGGQKQRVSLAKAIIKKTNLVLMDEPFSALDAKIKESTIEWLIKIKKDFNLSIILVTHDQQDALKISDQIILLNDGKIQQFSDSKTMYNNPNNLFVAKFIGSPEINFIETKNDRSYYIRHNNLKVKANKSAEYTILDKKSFGDRTSYVVEFAKNNNWTFVLNNNNLNINDKVSITYDQKDVLCFDQLERRVYEKEVS encoded by the coding sequence ATGATAAAAAATAACAATAATGAGATATTAATCAGTATTAAAGATTTGTCTTTTAAATATGCCAAAAAACAGAATCAGCACAATTTAGAGATCCAAGACCTAGAAATACCAAAAGATCAAATTATTTCATTACTAGGACCAAGTGGTAGTGGAAAAACTACCTTATTAAATTTAATTCTAGGATATCTAAAACCTAGTAGCGGTACAATAAGTATCAAAAATAATCCTAAAATTCATGAAATAGCTTACATTATGCAAGAAGGCTCAATTTATGAAAATGTTAGCGTTTTTAATAACGTTTTTTTAAGTGCTAAAAATTATAGTAAATGAGTTGATTTGACTCGTTTACATTTTTTAAAATCATTAGTTAAAGAATATCAAAACCTTGAAAAGCATCATAAAATTATTTCAAATTTTAATGATTATCAAATTGCAATTGAACAAAACAAAAAATGAGATAAAGAAATTAAGTATTTTAAATTAATATTAAGCTTACTTTTTAATAAAGAAATTAAAAATAAAATCACTTTTTTAAAAGCGATCAGATTAAAAAGTTTATTTAGAAAAGAATTTCTTAAAATTGCTAAAAAACTAGATATTGATCAATTTATTGATAAGAATGTTAATCAATTAAGTGGTGGACAAAAACAACGTGTTTCTCTAGCTAAAGCAATTATTAAAAAAACTAATTTAGTTTTAATGGATGAACCGTTTTCAGCACTAGATGCCAAAATTAAAGAATCAACTATTGAATGATTAATAAAAATTAAAAAAGACTTTAACTTAAGTATTATTTTAGTAACTCATGATCAACAAGATGCTTTAAAAATAAGTGATCAAATCATCTTATTAAATGATGGAAAAATCCAACAATTCTCTGACTCAAAAACAATGTATAATAACCCAAATAATTTATTTGTAGCTAAGTTTATCGGAAGCCCGGAGATCAATTTTATCGAAACTAAAAATGATCGTTCATATTATATAAGACACAATAATTTAAAAGTAAAAGCTAATAAATCAGCAGAATACACAATTTTAGATAAAAAATCTTTTGGAGATAGAACTTCTTATGTTGTTGAATTTGCTAAAAATAATAACTGAACTTTTGTTTTAAACAACAATAATTTAAATATTAATGACAAAGTAAGTATAACTTATGATCAAAAAGACGTTTTATGTTTTGACCAACTAGAAAGACGTGTTTATGAAAAAGAAGTTAGCTAG
- a CDS encoding HAD-IIB family hydrolase, with amino-acid sequence MNKKIKLLILDMDGTSYHKMGPIIQDNIEPLNQIIDKGIEVVFVTGRPVLSKQNNLEKHGFTKNHTLIAGYNGACIFDLQTNKILASNPIKWSIAKQVYDLAASSKFKDHDIKIWGYATDLKTVVLSKSKDLTTDYDSELNLFDGKLVQFAEIDKEYDFFKLLAFNANKEFFETLKTQLKLNVSTDNNKIIEININGINKKFAVDWFKNHLNIELENIAAMGDGMNDYEMIKHVGIGVAFKNSVDALKEIAQVYIDKTSEQGAVKEFINNYILLRKDTND; translated from the coding sequence ATGAACAAAAAAATTAAATTATTAATTTTAGATATGGATGGCACTAGTTATCATAAAATGGGTCCTATAATTCAAGATAATATTGAACCATTAAACCAAATTATTGACAAAGGAATTGAAGTAGTATTTGTTACGGGACGACCTGTTTTGTCAAAACAAAACAACTTAGAAAAACACGGTTTTACTAAAAACCATACTTTAATAGCAGGTTATAATGGTGCTTGTATTTTTGATCTACAAACAAATAAAATTCTAGCTTCTAATCCAATAAAATGAAGCATTGCTAAACAAGTTTATGATTTAGCAGCAAGTAGTAAATTTAAAGATCATGACATTAAAATTTGAGGTTATGCTACTGATTTAAAAACAGTTGTTTTAAGCAAATCAAAAGATTTAACAACTGATTATGATAGTGAATTAAATTTATTTGATGGAAAACTTGTACAGTTTGCTGAAATTGATAAAGAATATGATTTTTTTAAATTATTAGCATTTAACGCTAATAAGGAATTTTTTGAAACTTTAAAAACCCAGTTAAAACTAAATGTTTCAACTGATAATAACAAAATAATTGAAATTAATATAAATGGTATTAACAAAAAATTTGCTGTTGACTGATTTAAAAATCACTTAAATATTGAATTAGAAAATATTGCTGCAATGGGTGATGGTATGAATGATTATGAAATGATCAAACACGTTGGAATTGGAGTTGCTTTTAAAAACTCTGTTGATGCTTTAAAAGAAATTGCTCAAGTTTATATCGATAAAACAAGTGAACAAGGTGCAGTTAAAGAATTTATTAATAATTATATTTTATTAAGAAAGGATACAAATGACTAA
- a CDS encoding P68 family surface lipoprotein, protein MNRKIGLSFLGCATLFTPFFTIACNLASRRDAVIMQLAQGQNWPLAFALKPLTEYYNNKFKNDNDFVKVELEFQDKTGTYDEFKLIKNVKDKIITNDYTRLPNIVVGSQTGAYILKQTDNLLDLSKTKVKKDLFSPKIANLHSTLAGQGQETETLFNIPFDNSDLDALVFNYQLLNKMFDLIKNNGGQVDSNAKIVKAAQEAAEKVKTKEKYYTEIPNTTVWSAIEPTSKMAFKSMKKVDDSTFESIQSIRYFSKEFTDGVKLKDSSLTTEILSGSVFSIDYYNGVFYKELNSKLAKDQVIFKLNKDNNVDYNLVTDKKIQDKFKELWKDYTNNTSQRKEKKIEKDGKTKNLVFQSIKYTDRVNDWGSHEIRRFQTAISLAPSVGAAQNKITNVIRPKDDPNFERNNANSGDILMKQQILVSKTGEQKIFSEGGSSILPIDIKNSRLNQGTIKFLEWLYTGENEIVSKIKEENWITLAKNSGYIMPLRSVSKGEEGLKKIREKYESLNKKLDEEKDKDKTKSTDYIALNNLQSAIVSLESILEFETKDDVIAKASVGDEKTAQITRAFAGELFGQTKNDSPTKPKSADELLARFKKIINEK, encoded by the coding sequence ATGAACAGAAAAATAGGATTGTCGTTTTTAGGGTGTGCGACATTATTTACTCCATTTTTTACGATCGCATGTAATCTTGCATCGCGTCGAGATGCTGTCATTATGCAACTTGCTCAAGGACAAAATTGACCATTAGCTTTTGCACTAAAACCATTAACAGAATACTATAATAATAAATTTAAAAATGATAATGATTTTGTAAAAGTTGAATTAGAGTTTCAAGACAAAACCGGAACTTATGATGAATTTAAACTAATTAAAAATGTAAAAGATAAAATCATTACCAATGATTATACAAGACTACCTAATATTGTGGTAGGTAGTCAGACTGGTGCTTATATTTTAAAACAAACAGACAACTTATTAGATTTATCTAAAACAAAAGTTAAAAAGGATTTATTTAGTCCTAAAATTGCAAACTTACATTCAACTTTAGCAGGTCAGGGTCAAGAGACCGAAACATTATTTAATATCCCTTTTGATAATTCAGATCTTGATGCACTTGTTTTTAACTATCAACTGTTAAATAAAATGTTTGATTTGATTAAAAACAATGGTGGACAAGTGGATTCGAATGCAAAAATTGTTAAAGCAGCTCAAGAAGCTGCTGAAAAAGTAAAGACAAAGGAAAAATATTACACTGAGATACCAAATACAACTGTTTGGAGTGCAATAGAGCCAACTAGTAAAATGGCTTTTAAAAGTATGAAAAAAGTTGATGATTCAACGTTTGAATCAATACAATCTATTAGATATTTTTCAAAGGAATTTACAGATGGTGTGAAATTAAAAGATTCTAGTTTAACTACAGAAATATTATCTGGTAGTGTATTTTCAATTGATTATTATAACGGTGTATTTTATAAAGAATTAAATTCAAAGCTTGCAAAAGACCAAGTTATTTTCAAACTAAATAAGGATAATAATGTTGATTACAATTTAGTTACAGATAAAAAAATTCAAGATAAATTTAAAGAATTATGAAAAGACTATACTAATAATACTAGCCAAAGAAAAGAAAAGAAAATAGAGAAGGACGGAAAGACTAAAAATTTAGTTTTTCAATCAATCAAGTACACAGATAGAGTCAATGATTGAGGATCACATGAAATACGAAGATTTCAAACTGCTATAAGTCTTGCTCCATCAGTTGGTGCTGCTCAAAACAAAATTACTAATGTTATTAGACCAAAAGATGATCCTAATTTTGAAAGAAATAATGCAAATTCAGGTGATATTTTAATGAAACAACAAATCTTAGTATCTAAAACTGGAGAGCAAAAAATCTTTAGTGAAGGTGGATCAAGCATCTTACCTATCGATATTAAAAATAGCAGATTAAATCAAGGAACAATAAAATTTTTAGAATGACTATATACTGGTGAAAATGAGATAGTAAGTAAAATTAAAGAAGAAAATTGAATCACATTAGCTAAAAATTCGGGATATATTATGCCTTTAAGAAGTGTTTCAAAAGGGGAAGAAGGTCTTAAAAAAATAAGAGAAAAATATGAAAGTTTAAATAAAAAATTAGATGAGGAAAAAGATAAAGATAAAACCAAATCAACAGATTACATAGCATTAAATAATTTACAATCAGCTATAGTATCATTAGAATCTATTTTAGAATTTGAAACAAAGGATGACGTTATTGCAAAAGCATCTGTTGGAGATGAAAAAACAGCTCAGATAACAAGAGCATTTGCAGGTGAATTATTTGGGCAAACAAAAAATGATAGTCCTACAAAACCTAAATCAGCAGATGAATTACTTGCTAGATTTAAAAAAATAATTAATGAAAAGTAG
- a CDS encoding P68 family surface lipoprotein has product MNRKIGLLFLGCTTLFTPFFTVACNIASQRNTVIVQLAQGKNWPLASALIPLTEYYNNNFKDQQDFVKVELEFQDKTGTYDEFKLIKNVKDKIITNDYTRLPNIVVGSQTGAYILKQTDNLLNLTNTKIKKDLFSPKIANLHSILAGQGKNTNTLFNIPFDNSDLDALTFNYQLLNKMFELIKENGGDVDENAEIVKAAKSAADMANKGQESYTKIPNTTIWNMIKAKNMKSFKDIGKVDDSTFTSIQSIRDLSEKFTNGIELENSKVNEYTLSGNVFSIDYFNDTFYKELDSRIKEDKIIFKLNDKNEVDYNLVKDKDIIKEFKNLWEDYTKKNVRVEKKISNNLVSKNVVFQALKYENKDPDWGGHEIRRFQSAISFTPSVGAAQNKITNVVRPEHDLNFEKNNTKSGDIAMRPQMLISKKDGKKIFSEGGSSILPIDSKNSRLNQGTIKFLEWLYTGKNRVNKNIEEENWITLSEKSGYVMPLKNVINKDLGLKKLEEKYNNLEKELLKESDKTRSWKYVTLNLLESAKISLKSILNFETNSDVISKPTVQDDKTAQITRLFAGQLQGLTQIDNPTKPLTGDELIEKFKKIIAQH; this is encoded by the coding sequence ATGAATAGAAAAATAGGGTTGTTATTTTTAGGGTGTACCACATTATTTACCCCTTTTTTTACAGTTGCTTGTAATATTGCTTCACAACGAAATACTGTTATTGTGCAACTAGCACAAGGTAAAAACTGACCATTAGCTTCAGCTTTGATACCATTAACAGAATACTATAATAATAATTTTAAAGATCAACAAGATTTTGTAAAAGTTGAATTAGAGTTTCAAGACAAAACTGGAACTTATGATGAATTCAAACTAATTAAAAATGTAAAAGATAAAATCATCACTAATGATTATACAAGACTACCTAATATTGTTGTAGGCAGTCAGACTGGTGCTTATATTTTAAAGCAAACAGATAACTTACTAAACTTAACTAATACAAAAATCAAGAAAGATTTATTTAGCCCTAAAATTGCTAATTTACACTCAATTTTAGCAGGGCAAGGTAAAAATACTAATACACTATTTAATATCCCTTTTGATAACTCAGATCTTGATGCACTTACTTTTAATTACCAATTGTTAAATAAAATGTTTGAGTTAATTAAAGAAAATGGTGGAGATGTTGATGAAAACGCAGAAATTGTTAAGGCAGCTAAAAGTGCCGCTGACATGGCAAATAAGGGTCAGGAAAGTTATACTAAAATACCAAACACAACTATTTGGAATATGATAAAAGCTAAAAATATGAAATCCTTTAAAGATATAGGTAAAGTAGATGATTCAACATTTACGTCAATTCAATCAATCAGAGATTTATCAGAGAAGTTTACTAATGGAATAGAATTAGAAAATTCTAAGGTTAATGAGTACACTTTATCTGGAAATGTATTTTCAATAGATTATTTCAATGATACTTTTTACAAAGAGTTAGATTCGAGAATTAAAGAAGACAAAATTATCTTTAAATTAAATGATAAAAATGAAGTTGATTATAATTTAGTAAAAGATAAAGACATCATAAAAGAATTTAAGAATTTATGAGAAGACTATACTAAAAAGAATGTAAGAGTTGAAAAGAAGATAAGTAATAATTTAGTTTCAAAAAATGTAGTATTTCAAGCACTTAAATATGAAAATAAAGATCCTGATTGAGGGGGTCATGAGATACGTAGATTTCAAAGTGCTATCAGTTTTACTCCATCGGTAGGTGCAGCTCAAAATAAGATTACCAATGTTGTTAGACCAGAACATGATCTTAATTTTGAGAAAAATAATACAAAATCTGGTGATATTGCTATGAGACCACAAATGTTAATTTCTAAAAAAGATGGTAAAAAAATTTTTAGTGAAGGTGGATCAAGCATTTTACCAATAGATAGTAAAAACAGTAGATTAAACCAGGGAACTATTAAATTTTTAGAGTGACTTTATACTGGTAAAAACAGGGTAAATAAAAATATTGAAGAAGAAAATTGAATCACACTATCTGAGAAGTCCGGATATGTTATGCCTCTAAAAAATGTTATAAACAAGGATCTAGGACTTAAAAAATTAGAAGAAAAATATAATAATCTAGAAAAAGAATTATTAAAAGAAAGTGACAAAACTAGATCATGAAAATATGTTACATTAAATCTTTTAGAGTCAGCAAAAATATCTCTAAAATCAATTCTAAATTTTGAAACTAATAGTGACGTTATCTCAAAACCAACTGTACAGGATGATAAAACTGCTCAAATTACTCGTCTATTTGCAGGTCAATTACAAGGATTAACACAAATTGACAATCCAACAAAACCTTTAACAGGAGATGAGTTAATTGAGAAATTTAAAAAAATAATTGCTCAACATTAA
- a CDS encoding ABC transporter permease subunit, producing the protein MYKIIIKEIIKYLLMGFLCVLLLFPLYFLLLQALLSNASLTDNKIFWFIQEWNWQNFAIALKSNFLPAVGWTLLFVVILTFIRIVVYSLAIAGLLKMSSAYQKTFQYFFLIISLIPEFSLYLSLKTILIGLNWNLAPFAVVTNSIFSFFNFTYIFNLAKAIKSEKQKIIINDNLKWHQQIAYVYLPKMKLGYLLLVIFSFISCWNDYIWPLFILPGDYKNVTIWYQTLGKELQFQVLTNVQAAGAMIAVIVPIVIYAIFSKKINNFN; encoded by the coding sequence ATGTATAAAATAATTATTAAAGAAATTATTAAATACCTACTGATGGGATTTTTATGTGTTTTATTATTATTTCCTTTATATTTTTTATTGCTACAAGCACTATTAAGCAATGCTTCATTAACTGATAATAAGATCTTTTGATTTATTCAAGAATGAAATTGACAAAATTTTGCTATTGCATTAAAAAGTAATTTCTTGCCAGCAGTTGGTTGAACACTATTATTTGTTGTGATTTTAACTTTTATTAGAATTGTTGTTTATTCTTTAGCGATTGCTGGGTTGCTAAAAATGAGTAGTGCTTATCAGAAAACATTTCAATATTTTTTCTTAATTATTAGTCTAATTCCTGAGTTTTCATTATATCTAAGTTTAAAAACTATACTAATTGGATTAAATTGAAATCTAGCACCTTTTGCAGTAGTTACTAATTCGATTTTTTCATTTTTTAACTTTACTTATATTTTTAATCTAGCTAAGGCTATTAAATCTGAAAAACAAAAAATTATTATTAATGATAATTTAAAATGACATCAACAAATAGCTTATGTTTATCTGCCTAAGATGAAATTGGGTTATTTATTATTAGTGATTTTTTCATTTATATCTTGTTGAAATGATTATATTTGACCGTTGTTTATTTTACCTGGTGATTATAAAAATGTTACTATTTGATATCAAACACTAGGAAAAGAACTACAATTTCAAGTTCTTACAAATGTTCAAGCAGCTGGAGCTATGATTGCAGTTATTGTTCCAATTGTTATCTATGCAATATTTAGTAAAAAAATTAATAATTTTAATTAA